A window from Branchiostoma lanceolatum isolate klBraLanc5 chromosome 9, klBraLanc5.hap2, whole genome shotgun sequence encodes these proteins:
- the LOC136441818 gene encoding uncharacterized protein yields the protein MVQGSYMENPYYTCSNNTSTTVVPLTQEWVSRLQTNMNDGYGPSMIMEKFLTSLPEWERETPAYQDGFVQEHNPEVGENVMRSASESCNRSEQLTRSEVTEPEAVPPGDIVQDCSNDDMKSPSCLSRFNNHTGNVQKGLQEADLHHNLDIDDWIMLLGSEAGSVYYSDNEEETLEEMTGDSTGPDGDSMEERQTLTTSSVPGRLVDKLSDYTTEKIQIYFELDHQSVSGLEDLEEIQFLDQTELDHQSVSGLEDLEEMHFLDQIELDHQSLGTGDPEEIQLLDFIDHQSDDAEEKFQLLDPIEMPGLCVWQNSVPEHKVVTTNRLSRHDLYHGPTHRVRSPSCPLIGARGDSRERSVYRDDSEPQSLQHMAAQDHRVNNIAVRTTKGMTVKPAAHKAHYNSSPTAPLVNPPLPGCPCWLLLMGLASILVATIDVKQKLGKLLGKSCQGQPHYRQPHTQQKMSYVSKYPRWKTCLLCLRLPWQLTSC from the exons ATGGTACAGGGGAGTTACATGGAGAACCCttactatacatgtagcaacaacACCAGTACAACTGTGGTCCCCCTGACACAGGAGTGGGTGTCCAGGCTTCAGACCAACATGAACGACGGTTACGGCCCATCCATGATCATGGAGAAGTTCCTCACAAGTCTCCCTGAATGGGAGAGAGAAACACCAGCATACCAGGATGGCTTTGTACAGGAACACAACCCTGAAGTTGGTGAAAATGTGATGAGATCGGCCAGTGAATCCTGCAACAGATCTGAACAGTTGACCAGATCTGAGGTGACCGAACCTGAAGCGGTGCCACCAGGTGATATTGTGCAGGACTGCAGCAATGATGACATGAAGTCTCCATCCTGTTTGTCACGGTTCAACAATCACACTGGTAATGTTCAGAAGGGACTCCAGGAGGCTGATCTACATCACAACCTTGACATTGATGACTGGATCATGTTGTTAGGCAGTGAGGCAGGGTCAGTGTATTATTCTGATAATGAAGAGGAAACTCTAGAGGAGATGACTGGAGACAGCACCGGTCCTGATGGTGACAGTATGGAGGAGAGACAGACTTTGACTACCTCCAGCGTGCCAGGCAGACTGGTGGACAAGCTGTCAGACTACACTACAGAGAAGATTCAGATCTACTTTGAGCTAGATCATCAGTCAGTCAGTGGTTTGGAGGATCTAGAAGAAATCCAGTTCTTGGATCAAACTGAGCTAGATCATCAGTCAGTCAGTGGTTTGGAGGATCTAGAAGAAATGCACTTCTTGGATCAAATTGAGCTAGATCATCAGTCCCTTGGTACAGGGGATCCAGAGGAGATCCAACTCTTGGATTTCATTGATCACCAGTCAGATGATGCAGAGGAGAAATTCCAACTCCTGGATCCTATTGAG ATGCCGGGGCTGTGTGTGTGGCAGAACAGCGTTCCCGAGCACAAAGTTGTGACAACAAATAGACTATCGCGGCACGACCTCTACCACGGTCCCACACACCGCGTTCGATCTCCCAGCTGCCCTCTGATTGGTGCTCGTGGCGATAGCAGGGAACGAAGCGTGTACAGAGATGACTCAGAG ccTCAGTCACTCCAACACATGGCTGCGCAGGACCACAGAGTGAACAACATTGCTGTGAGGACCACCAAAGGGATGACAGTGAAGCCAGCGGCCCACAAGGCACATTACAACAGCAGCCCCACAGCCCCCCTGGTGAACCCCCCCTTACCCGGCTGCCCCTGCTGGCTTCTTCTCATGGGTTTAGCCAGCATTTTGGTCGCTACAATCGATGTGAAACAAAAGCTGGGTAAGCTCTTGGGAAAAAGCTGTCAGGGGCAGCCACACTACAGGCAACCTCACACACAGCAGAAAATGTCTTACGTCAGCAAATATCCAAGATGGAAGACTTGTCTGTTATGTCtgaggttgccatggcaactgacaAGTTGTTAG
- the LOC136442082 gene encoding carnitine O-acetyltransferase-like yields MAFSVTTRSHSYESYDAEDSVFELSDFADSSDQTCMRQDLVDQKSRRHKRFVRRHSYSPYEVKVKTLAHHHQWKAPEFFRGAKLPPGRMVAHQSSLPHLPVPDLVQTLQKYLKVVRPLVDDIGFQKTKQLVEEFGKPGGLGESLQSKLQSRAQERQNWLDDWWLHTAYLDYREPVVINASPGIVCPPQDFNGKKEQLQFAAKLVAGVLDYKVQIDDQSVPIDKLRTRPLCMDQYYKLFSACRLPGEQRDQVVVYGPDCGVRPRHIVVVHNNQFFSLDVYDNNWKPLSQDHIHAQLKRVVCQSKHPSVPVGILTTENRDTWGRVYNQALKKDKTNKLSLEAINRSIFMLCLDQETVREKDRWTSMGHQLMHGGGSQHNSGNRWFDKTLQFTVGTDGAVGIVYEHSPAEGPPIIALLDHMLDYCSQSPAVKETSVHPKEPQRLHFSLNNSVLEAIDNAKKSLDMQVRDLDLHLVTFKTYGKDFPKSQRLSPDSYIQIAMQLAYYKVNKVACATYESGSTRMFHLGRTDTIRSASVESLKFCQAMQDSSIQPSEKVALLRRAVEGHKKYAQETVSGQGIDRHLLGLKLIAVEAGLDVPDLFEDSTYGQAVHFKLSTSQVPSKYDSLLCFGPVVPDGYGICYNPAEDHINFCISAFNSHRETDTVKLATALNQSLLDMQELLQTQAKL; encoded by the exons ATGGCATTTTCTGTCACCACAAGAAGTCATTCTTATGAGAGCTATGACGCTGAAGACAGCGTGTTTGAACTTAGTGATTTTGCTGACAGTAGTGATCAAACTTGTATGAGACAGGATCTTGTGGATCAGAAGTCCAGGAGGCACAAGAGGTTTGTGAGGCGCCATTCCTACAGTCCATATGAGGTCAAG GTGAAGACACTCGCCCACCATCACCAATGGAAGGCTCCGGAGTTTTTCCGTGGAGCGAAGCTACCTCCGGGGAGGATGGTCGCCCACCAGTCCAGTCTGCCCCACCTTCCCGTCCCCGACCTGGTGCAGACCCTCCAGAAATATCTCAAGGTCGTGAGACCTTtagtagatgacattggctttcagaaaacaaaacag TTAGTTGAAGAATTCGGGAAACCAGGAGGCCTCGGAGAGAGTCTACAGTCTAAATTGCAGAGCAGGGCACAAGAAAGACAAAATTGG CTTGATGATTGGTGGCTTCATACAGCATATTTAGACTACCGTGAGCCTGTTGTCATAAATGCAAGCCCTGGGATTGTGTGTCCGCCACAGGACTTCAATGGCAAGAAAGAGCAACTTCA ATTTGCCGCTAAGCTAGTTGCTGGTGTATTGGATTACAAGGTACAGATAGACGA CCAATCGGTGCCCATTGACAAGCTGAGGACACGACCCCTGTGCATGGACCAGTACTATAAGCTGTTCTCCGCCTGTCGTCTGCCGGGGGAACAGCGAGACCAGGTGGTGGTGTACGGACCCGACTGTGGCGTCAGGCCCAGGCACATCGTGGTGGTGCACAACAACCAG TTTTTCTCCTTGGATGTTTACGATAACAACTGGAAGCCTCTGAGTCAAGACCACATCCATGCCCAGCTGAAGAGGGTGGTATGCCAGTCCAAACATCCCAGTGTGCCGGTAGGGATCCTCACTACTGAGAACAGAGACACATGGGGCAGGGTCTACAACCAGGCGCTCAAGAAAG ACAAAACCAACAAGCTGTCGCTGGAAGCCATCAACAGGAGTATCTTCATGCTGTGCCTGGATCAGGAGACAGTCAGGGAGAAGGACAGGTGGACCAGCATGGGTCATCAGCTCATGCACGGGGGAGGCAGTCAGCACAACAGTGGCAACAGGTGGTTTGACAAGACATTACAG TTTACTGTTGGTACAGATGGAGCTGTAGGGATTGTCTATGAACATTCCCCGGCTGAAGGACCCCCCATCATTGCCTTACTGGACCACATGTTGGACTACTG TTCTCAATCCCCagctgtgaaagaaacaagtgtTCATCCTAAGGAGCCTCAGAGACTACATTTCTCCCTCAATAACAGTGTACTAGAGGCTATTGACAACGCAAAGAAAAGCCTTGACAT gCAAGTCCGGGATCTGGACCTTCATCTTGTCACATTTAAGACATATGGCAAGGACTTCCCCAAGTCCCAGAGACTCAGCCCAGACAGCTACATCCAGATTGCCATGCAGTTAGCCTACTACAA AGTGAACAAAGTTGCATGTGCAACATACGAGAGCGGCTCCACACGGATGTTCCACCTGGGTAGAACAGACACCATCCGGTCAGCTTCTGTCGAGTCGCTGAAGTTCTGTCAAGCTATGCAGGACAGTAGCATCCAG CCCTCTGAGAAAGTGGCCTTGTTGAGGAGAGCGGTTGAAGGCCACAAAAAATATGCCCAAGAG ACTGTCAGTGGACAGGGTATTGATAGGCATTTGCTGGGGTTGAAACTGATAGCAGTGGAGGCAGGACTAGATGTGCCAGACTTGTTTGAGGACAGCACCTACGGGCAGGCTGTGCACTTCAAGCTCTCTACCAGCCAG GTTCCGTCTAAGTACGACTCTCTGCTGTGCTTTGGGCCCGTGGTGCCAGACGGATACGGTATCTGCTACAACCCAGCCGAGGACCACATCAACTTCTGTATATCTGCCTTCAACAGTCACCGGGAGACGGACACAGTGAAGCTGGCGACCGCTCTGAACCAGAGCCTGCTGGACATGCAGGAGTTGCTTCAAACACAGGCTAAGCTGTAA
- the LOC136442160 gene encoding serine/threonine-protein phosphatase 2A activator-like, which yields MAEKSAIPNPTVDDGEKNERTESSSPEHEFSVPKREIMSPMDMGKWQKSQAHRDYLGFVLTLNEAVKGKSRTCECHISEPTEKLLGILDTLDSWVDETPPVEQPQRFGNKAYRTWFQRLEENVESLVQPLLPEKYHTAAPEVAVYLREGVGNKTRIDYGTGHEAAFAAFLCCLFKLRIFTEKDMLALVFRVFHRYLEVMRKLQTVYRMEPAGSQGVWGLDDFQFLPFLWGSSQLLNHPTIEPRHFPQLDIVQHHHTEYMFLDCIRFINKMKTGPFAEHSHTLWGISGVPYWGKVNSGLIKMYKAEVLNKFPVIQHFLFGSLLSIQPA from the exons atggcggaaaaaTCAG CCATCCCCAATCCTACCGTAGATGATGGAGAGAAAAACGAGAGAACAGAGAGCAGTTCTCCGGAACACGAGTTTTCTGTACCGAAGAGAGAAATCATGAGTCCGATGGACATGGGGAAGTGGCAGAAATCTCAGGCACACAGGGACTACCTGGGGTTTGTGCTGACACTCAACGAGGCTGTGAAGGGGAAGTCCAGAACATGTGAATGCCACATATCTGAA CCAACAGAGAAGCTGTTGGGTATACTAGACACCCTGGACAGCTGGGTGGATGAGACTCCTCCTGTGGAACAGCCTCAGAGATTTGGGAACAAGGCCTACCGCACGTGGTTCCAGAGACTGGAAGAg AATGTGGAGTCTTTAGTCCAGCCCCTGCTCCCTGAGAAGTACCACACTGCTGCGCCGGAGGTGGCAGTTTACCTACGGGAGGGAGTGGGCAACAAGACTAGGATAGACTACGGCACAG GACACGAGGCTGCGTTTGCTGCCTTTCTGTGCTGCCTTTTTAAGTTGCGGATCTTTACCGAGAAGGACATGCTGGCCCTCGTCTTCAGAGTATTTCACAG ATACCTGGAGGTGATGAGAAAGCTGCAGACAGTGTACAGGATGGAGCCGGCCGGGAGTCAGGGGGTCTGGGGACTAGACGACTTCCAGTTCCTGCCCTTCCTCTGGGGGAGTTCACAGTTACTAA ATCACCCTACAATAGAGCCCAGGCACTTTCCCCAGCTAGACATAGTACAGCATCATCACACAGAGTACATGTTCCTGGACTGTATCAGATTCATCAACAAG ATGAAGACGGGGCCGTTTGCAGAGCATTCCCACACCCTGTGGGGCATCAGTGGTGTGCCTTATTGGGGCAAGGTCAACTCAGGACTCATCAAGATGTACAAAGCAGAG GTTCTAAACAAGTTCCCGGTCATCCAGCATTTCTTATTCGGCTCCCTGCTGTCCATTCAACCGGCATGA